From one Phocoena sinus isolate mPhoSin1 chromosome 6, mPhoSin1.pri, whole genome shotgun sequence genomic stretch:
- the ADGRD2 gene encoding LOW QUALITY PROTEIN: adhesion G-protein coupled receptor D2 (The sequence of the model RefSeq protein was modified relative to this genomic sequence to represent the inferred CDS: deleted 3 bases in 2 codons; substituted 3 bases at 3 genomic stop codons), translated as MAKGLDKGCCLGKREQLGEQGKRWLHGGMVALSTLATPVIPAVPRLPLLDPEWPPGVSLGPLPTPQVNQGTPGSQVAPVAPGEVVETADEVCKFPGQRLSWWQPQESCEQRFGHVVLQHPDAVLAPRLPDPIWVGKREAPLQRPPQRHECAHTAAALTFGERTAVQAAWLWTPLPALGALTACVHVQWNAASSDAAALFSLAVPALANALQLRAFAEPGGAVHAALAVREHHAPFRTAFRAHGRWHHVRATWEQLGGRWALFADGRRRAGARGLGASHPLPPGGIPVLGQDQDSLGGGFXARDAFSGNLTDFHLWARALSPAQLHRARACAPTPGGLLFRWDLGALDVTPSLLPPVRVQLLCLVPSEXCPTXDPGPRTEGFLFCLQPLPFLCCYWTETYQQLQDAQSWSGQDVISQVNALANAIVLLPDPLSEVHRGLSLAEASSFLGILERVLTKETAPLGPAALLAVMHFLKSVAALGTREPEPMTRPWEQLGQAVMSVASLVLEEQLAGTWLSVSEVVGGPKALVASKQCLAPLLSTMLTSERPRTHIQHHHASLSGVTMIHSWFSSSVFQYTLGAPGQEPQAPDTSEEASRMQRFLSTQVGSAIISSEVWDETGEANTAVTFHLQHWAQSPLRPPHPPASSGLSPYSGGSWATTGCSVTTLYQDSTACFCNHSAVLLQVYDVQVRAPTGGGSLLRTLSSVSCGVSCALATTFLLFLVSGVPQSERATVPKNLTFSPASAEGFLVANEWAKANKVACVAVTAVTHLLFLVVFSWMLAEGPPLCSKVVAVRMRLGPRKPLCYATGWGVPVAIVAITLAVSPHDYVATGHCRLNVHTDAIWAFVGPVLTANTCILVCVVIVTVSRACRRARTLSSQPCVRRQIPIQMWAAVKPVLVLLPVLSLTWLVSMLVHLSPAWAYATVGFNSLQVLCPGATEMGQTKPLSSGGLQIYGGPRGPYIFLVYAAYNTEVQSVLQRMTEKAAAEAFTGRTAPGSPQRSPPLQNPKDRRSVCGNKRAAAVPLHSSDSAFVSAEWATHSGGPSKKSGGVKAASLEALALVLPLTLPGPTALSSASCL; from the exons GAGTCTCTCTGGGACCCCTTCCAACTCCCCAGGTGAATCAAGGAACCCCTGGGTCACAGGTTG CTCCAGTGGCCCCTGGAGAGGTAGTGGAGACCGCAGATGAGGTATGCAAGTTCCCAGGGCAGCGGCTGAGCTGGTGGCAGCCCCAAGAGTCCTGTGAGCAGCGGTTTGGCCACGTAGTACTGCAGCACCCAGATGCGGTCCTCGCTCCACGGCTGCCTGACCCCATCTGGGTGGGCAAAAGAGAGGCCCCTCTGCAAAGACCCCCACAGAGGCATGAGT GCGCGCACACCGCGGCCGCACTAACGTTCGGCGAGAGGACCGCGGTCCAAGCGGCGTGGCTCTGGACGCCTCTGCCGGCGCTCGGGGCGCTGACAGCGTGCGTGCACGTGCAGTGGAACGCCGCTTCATCCGACGCGGCCGCACTCTTCTCCCTGGCTGTACCCGCGCTGGCCAACGCGCTGCAGCTGCGCGCCTTCGCCGAGCCGGGCGGCGCCGTGCACGCGGCGCTCGCGGTGCGCGAGCACCACGCGCCTTTCCGCACTGCCTTTCGCGCGCATGGCCGCTGGCACCACGTGCGCGCCACGTGGGAGCAGCTCGGCGGGCGCTGGGCGCTGTTTGCCGACGGGCGGCGACGAGCTGGGGCGCGGGGCCTGGGCGCGAGCCACCCACTGCCACCTGGCGGCATCCCCGTTTTGGGCCAGGACCAGGATTCTCTGGGCGGCGGCTTCTAGGCGCGTGACGCCTTCAGCGGCAACCTCACCGACTTCCATCTGTGGGCCCGGGCGCTGAGCCCCGCGCAGCTGCACCGGGCACGGGCCTGCGCGCCG ACCCCCGGCGGCCTGCTCTTCCGCTGGGATCTGGGCGCCCTGGACGTCACTCCCTCGCTGCTACCGCCGGTGCGGGTGCAGCTTCTCTGTCTGG TGCCCTCAGAGTAATGCCCTACGTAGGACCCTGGACCCCGCACCGAGGGCTTTTTGTTTTGCCTGCAGCCTCTGCCCTTCCTCTGCTGCTACTGGACAG AGACCTACCAGCAGCTGCAGGACGCCCAGTCATGGTCTGGCCAGGATGTTATCAGCCAAGTCAATGCCTTGGCCAATGCCATTGTG CTCCTCCCTGACCCT CTCTCTGAAGTCCACAGAGGCCTGTCCCTGGCCGAGGCCTCCAGCTTCCTGGGAATCCTGGAGAGAGTCCTGACAAAGGAGACAGCTCCACTGGGGCCAGCTGCGCTGCTGGCTGTCATGCACTTCCTGAAAAGTGTGGCAGCCCTTGGGACACGGGAGCCAGAGCCCATGACTCGGCcctgggagcagctgggccaggccGTCATGTCTGTGGCCAGCCTGGTCCTGGAGGAGCAGCTGGCTGGTACGTGGCTGTCAGTCAGTGAG GTGGTGGGCGGACCCAAGGCCCTGGTGGCAAGCAAGCAGTGCCTGGCGCCCCTGCTGAGCACCATGCTGACCTCTGAGCGGCCCCGAACGCACATCCAGCACCACCATGCCA GCCTCTCTGGAGTCACAATGATCCACAGCTGGTTCAGCTCAAGTGTCTTCCAGTACACCCTGGGGGCCCCTGGCCAAGAGCCCCAGGCCCCTGACACCTCTGAAGAGGCAAGCAGAATGCAGAG GTTCCTAAGCACCCAGGTGGGGTCAGCAATCATCTCATCTGAGGTGTGGGATGAAACCGGGGAGGCCAACACGGCTGTGACCTTTCACCTGCAACACTGGGCGCAG TCTCCTTT GAGGCCTCCACATCCCCCTGCATCgtctggcctctctcctt ACTCAGGGGGCTCCTGGGCCACCACTGGCTGCTCCGTGACCACTCTGTACCAGGACTCAACCGCCTGCTTCTGCAACCACAGCGCCGTCCTGTTGCAGGTGTATGACGTCCAGGTGA GGGCCCCGACGGGGGGGGGGTCCCTGCTGAGGACGCTCTCGTCTGTGAGCTGCGGTGTGTCCTGTGCCCTCGCCACCACCTTCTTGCTCTTCCTGG TGTCCGGGGTCCCCCAGTCAGAACGAGCCACAGTCCCCAAGAACCTCACCTTCTCCCCGGCTTCCGCCGAGGGCTTCCTCGTGGCCAACGAGTGGGCAAAGGCCAACAAG GTGGCGTGTGTGGCCGTCACGGCAGTGACGCACCTCCTCTTTTTGGTCGTCTTCTCCTGGATGTTGGCGGAAGGGCCGCCGCTGTGCAGCAAGGTGGTGGCTGTGCGCATGCGCTTGGGCCCCAGGAAGCCGCTCTGCTACGCCACAGGCTGGG GCGTGCCTGTGGCCATCGTGGCCATCACCCTGGCCGTGTCCCCCCATGACTACGTGGCCACTGGGCACTGCCGGCTCAATGTGCACACAGACGCCATCTGGGCTTTTGTGGGGCCCGTGCTGACC GCCAATACCTGCATCCTGGTCTGTGTGGTGATTGTCACCGTGTCCAGGGCCTGCCGCCGTGCCCGCACGCTGAGCTCGCAGCCCTGTGTGCGGCGGCAGATCCCAATCCAGATGT GGGCCGCCGTGAAGCCAGTGTTGGTCCTGCTCCCCGTCCTGAGCCTGACCTGGCTGGTCAGCATGCTGGTGCACCTCAGCCCGGCCTGGGCCTATGCCACCGTGGGCTTCAATTCCTTGCAG GTCCTGTGTCCTGGAGCCACAGAGATGGGTCAGACTAAGCCCTTGTCTTCAGGGGGTTTGCAGATCTATGGGGGACCCAG GGGGCCATACATCTTCCTGGTCTATGCAGCCTACAACACGG AAGTCCAGAGCGTCCTGCAGAGGATGACTGAGAAGGCAGCAGCGGAGGCATTCACG GGACGCACGGCCCCAGGATCCCCACAGCGTTCTCCTCCATTGCAGAACCCAAAAGACCg gCGCAGCGTCTGTGGGAACAAGAGAGCCGCAGCGGTGCCTCTGCACTCAAGCGACAGCGCCTTTGTCTCTGCTGAATGG gCGACCCACTCAGGTGGCCCTAGCAAGAAGAGCGGGGGAGTGAAGGCTGCCAGCT TGGAGGCCCTGGCCCTGGTGCTCCCGCTTACACTGCCAGGTCCCACAGCTCTGTCCTCAGCTTCCTGCCTGTGA